The proteins below come from a single Asanoa ferruginea genomic window:
- a CDS encoding glycoside hydrolase family 16 protein — MESLEPVQGRSRGRRARGRPLRVLAAAAGAAVLALGAAQPASAAPRVTLAVAAPTSGSTVHDTTELRFTGTNLKTVRVYQLARQVATATVDASGTSATAQVDSSALRDGLVLLRAVAWGRGSLLPRATTTLLVRVDNARADQHPAGYKLVYGDDFGGRTLDRDKWCTRYMYDGGTESAAEQAKIDPTCLGRDPVTGTTLGTLDSLGGNGTAPGQEAEVYRDVNKDGAAMHTVQDGYLSLHATATRLDQPYLRYESAMIRSKEEFAPTAAHPLYLTTRVRLPDVRGSWPAFWLAGGYGDGHVRPPWPPEIDILEAPYNNSGNGADVLWTAVQTYYDHAEFPNGAPQGPIQTTYADSDFDGNAYHADSSIRDRWIEVAAEWTPDSVCWFMDGKKLACKTYKWVANDGPQNTTPATILMNLAVGGPWAGADGVDDAKFPMTYDIDHVRVYRK; from the coding sequence ATGGAATCCCTTGAACCGGTTCAGGGCCGCTCGCGCGGTCGCCGGGCGCGCGGCCGTCCCCTGCGCGTGCTCGCCGCGGCGGCCGGCGCCGCCGTGCTGGCCCTCGGCGCCGCACAGCCGGCGTCGGCCGCACCCCGGGTGACGCTCGCCGTCGCCGCACCTACCTCCGGCAGCACCGTCCACGACACCACCGAACTGCGCTTCACCGGCACCAACCTGAAGACCGTGCGGGTCTACCAGCTCGCCCGCCAGGTCGCGACGGCCACCGTCGACGCGTCCGGCACCAGCGCCACGGCACAGGTCGACTCCTCGGCGCTCCGCGACGGCCTCGTGCTGCTGCGGGCGGTCGCCTGGGGCCGCGGCTCGCTGCTGCCACGGGCCACCACCACGCTGCTGGTGCGGGTCGACAACGCCCGCGCCGACCAGCACCCGGCCGGCTACAAGCTGGTCTACGGCGACGACTTCGGCGGCCGCACGCTCGACCGCGACAAGTGGTGCACCCGCTACATGTACGACGGCGGCACCGAATCGGCAGCGGAGCAGGCGAAGATCGACCCGACCTGCCTGGGCCGCGACCCGGTAACCGGCACGACGCTGGGCACCCTCGACTCGCTGGGCGGCAACGGGACCGCGCCCGGCCAGGAGGCCGAGGTCTACCGCGACGTCAACAAGGACGGCGCCGCGATGCACACGGTGCAGGACGGCTACCTCAGCCTGCACGCCACCGCGACCCGGCTCGACCAGCCCTACCTCAGATACGAGTCGGCGATGATCCGCAGCAAGGAGGAGTTCGCGCCGACCGCGGCGCACCCCCTCTACCTGACCACCCGGGTCCGCCTCCCCGACGTGCGCGGTAGCTGGCCGGCGTTCTGGCTGGCCGGCGGCTACGGAGACGGCCATGTCCGCCCGCCGTGGCCCCCGGAGATCGACATCCTGGAAGCCCCCTACAACAACAGCGGCAACGGCGCCGACGTGCTCTGGACCGCGGTGCAGACCTACTACGACCACGCCGAGTTCCCGAACGGCGCGCCGCAGGGTCCGATCCAGACGACGTACGCCGATTCGGATTTTGACGGAAACGCCTACCACGCCGACTCGTCGATCCGGGACCGCTGGATCGAGGTCGCGGCCGAGTGGACGCCGGACAGCGTCTGCTGGTTCATGGACGGTAAGAAGCTGGCTTGCAAGACCTACAAGTGGGTGGCGAACGACGGCCCGCAGAACACCACGCCGGCGACGATCCTGATGAACCTGGCGGTCGGCGGCCCGTGGGCCGGCGCCGACGGCGTCGACGACGCGAAGTTCCCGATGACCTACGACATCGACCACGTCCGGGTCTACCGCAAGTGA
- a CDS encoding M14 family zinc carboxypeptidase: MSHRRIWVAGAAAAVLTVGLLAPSGTSTAAPPDTAQPAAGPAVKLAAGETALVRFRLPNEAMLRDLVASGADVAARPRTTLGQVQVDLVVTDQELAALTARGAVATQLIQTATEGSARVAASKKTAARALAAADTLQFLQNYWWTANGQSFLSVQVATTATDDPDVEITVTWKTADGTTGSFPLSRFEDSGEYQYHVALPQPVPAQPVTVTASSSLGGSTRAIKPTAWPGATPPPMPEGYQKDFIGAYMTPTDIQARIKRLARQYPSLVDVIDLPNKTQGYRRTATAYLGDPAVAAVVVESVKFGDQKMNGVQVKTVDPGKKNRPLKATYKDRVLTVSLATDSTGAVISTTDDVAAFIKVSYPQVFNAFVEDGSAGKVMPIVGPARLDDGLDGTEVSKKPWTVQALRLGKVRDGSKIGVMAYSQEHAREWATPLVTLEFAERLLANYATDAETRSLLDNVDVFVIPVTNPDGANYSFNDYNFQRKNLVNHCTGAQRDPRLANSWGVDVNRNYTVGSYFDGYVGGSASCTSGTYSGTSELSEAESSNVIALASSHPNIKFAMNVHSYGGYFMWPPGSYKADGRITLPRPSIEEAAYFQDSAKRIISAIRSSRGTVTWPSYTGPVADVLYSAAGNSADQLYYELGILAWDFEVGNDLWNAATQEWEGVGFQPPYDEAHAESQEYASGLVELVRVARDLQAQDSAAR; the protein is encoded by the coding sequence ATGTCGCACAGACGGATCTGGGTGGCCGGCGCCGCCGCAGCCGTTCTGACCGTCGGGCTGCTCGCCCCGTCCGGGACGAGCACCGCCGCCCCGCCCGACACCGCCCAACCCGCCGCCGGCCCGGCCGTCAAGCTGGCCGCGGGCGAAACCGCGCTCGTCCGCTTCCGCCTTCCCAACGAAGCGATGCTGCGCGACCTGGTCGCCAGCGGCGCCGACGTCGCCGCCCGGCCCCGCACCACCCTCGGCCAGGTCCAGGTCGACCTGGTCGTGACCGACCAGGAGTTGGCCGCGCTGACCGCCCGCGGCGCGGTCGCGACCCAGCTCATCCAGACGGCGACCGAGGGCAGCGCCCGGGTCGCGGCGAGCAAGAAGACCGCCGCCCGGGCCCTGGCCGCCGCCGACACGCTCCAGTTCCTCCAGAATTACTGGTGGACCGCCAACGGCCAGAGCTTCCTCTCGGTCCAGGTGGCCACCACGGCGACCGACGACCCGGACGTCGAGATCACCGTGACCTGGAAGACCGCGGACGGCACCACCGGCTCGTTCCCCCTCTCCCGGTTCGAGGACTCGGGCGAATACCAGTACCACGTCGCCCTTCCGCAGCCCGTGCCGGCGCAGCCGGTGACGGTCACCGCCAGCTCGAGCCTGGGTGGCAGCACCCGGGCGATCAAGCCGACCGCGTGGCCCGGCGCGACCCCGCCGCCCATGCCGGAGGGCTACCAGAAGGACTTCATCGGCGCCTACATGACGCCGACCGACATCCAGGCGCGGATCAAGCGGCTGGCCCGGCAATACCCGAGCCTGGTCGACGTGATCGACCTGCCCAACAAGACGCAGGGCTACCGGCGCACCGCGACCGCCTACCTCGGTGACCCGGCCGTCGCCGCGGTCGTCGTCGAGTCGGTCAAGTTCGGCGATCAGAAGATGAACGGCGTCCAGGTCAAGACGGTCGACCCGGGTAAGAAGAACCGGCCGCTGAAGGCCACGTACAAGGACCGGGTCCTGACCGTCTCGCTCGCGACGGACAGCACCGGTGCGGTGATCAGCACGACCGACGACGTCGCCGCGTTCATCAAGGTCAGCTACCCGCAGGTCTTCAACGCGTTCGTCGAAGACGGCTCGGCCGGCAAGGTCATGCCGATCGTCGGCCCCGCGCGGCTCGACGACGGCCTCGACGGCACCGAGGTGTCGAAGAAGCCGTGGACGGTGCAGGCGCTGCGGCTCGGCAAGGTCCGCGACGGTTCGAAGATCGGCGTGATGGCCTACTCGCAGGAGCACGCCCGTGAGTGGGCGACCCCGCTGGTCACCCTGGAGTTCGCGGAGCGGCTGCTGGCCAACTACGCGACCGACGCGGAGACCCGCAGCCTGCTCGACAACGTCGACGTCTTCGTCATCCCGGTGACCAACCCGGACGGCGCGAACTACTCGTTCAACGACTACAACTTCCAGCGCAAGAATTTGGTCAACCACTGCACGGGCGCCCAGCGCGACCCGCGGCTGGCCAACTCGTGGGGCGTCGACGTCAACCGCAACTACACCGTCGGTTCCTACTTCGACGGGTACGTCGGCGGCAGCGCCAGCTGCACCTCGGGCACCTACTCCGGCACGTCGGAGCTGTCCGAGGCAGAGAGCAGCAACGTCATCGCGCTCGCTTCGTCGCATCCCAACATCAAGTTCGCGATGAACGTGCACAGCTACGGTGGCTACTTCATGTGGCCGCCCGGCTCCTACAAGGCCGACGGCCGGATCACGCTGCCGCGCCCGTCGATCGAGGAGGCGGCCTACTTCCAGGACAGCGCCAAGCGGATCATCAGCGCGATCCGGAGCTCGCGTGGCACGGTCACCTGGCCGTCCTACACCGGCCCGGTGGCTGACGTGCTCTACTCGGCGGCCGGCAACTCGGCCGACCAGCTCTACTACGAGCTGGGCATCCTGGCCTGGGACTTCGAGGTCGGCAACGACCTGTGGAACGCGGCGACCCAGGAGTGGGAAGGCGTCGGCTTCCAGCCGCCCTACGACGAGGCACACGCCGAGTCGCAGGAGTACGCGTCCGGTCTGGTGGAACTGGTCCGGGTCGCCCGCGACCTACAGGCCCAGGACTCCGCGGCCCGCTAG
- a CDS encoding CG0192-related protein, whose product MALLHRADLRPTKLELISGWLPGRRWHQAAAGDLDRVAAFRFDDPAGSVGIETMLVRYGDGPVHHVPLTYRDAPLPGCDAWLVGTTEHSVLGKRWVYDAAGDPVYLSAVAGAIIAGTGGAEEFVDVDGKGTLEQREPLMTARGTGVPGSTAPGVESIRRIEEHGDHTMVQFGSLRIVIVRRITDGDLPAAALVGRWAEQPEVILAFLSNG is encoded by the coding sequence ATGGCGTTGCTGCACCGGGCCGACCTGCGGCCCACCAAGCTGGAACTGATCTCCGGTTGGCTGCCCGGCCGGCGCTGGCACCAGGCTGCCGCCGGTGACCTCGACCGGGTGGCGGCGTTCCGCTTCGACGACCCGGCCGGCTCGGTCGGCATCGAGACCATGCTCGTCCGTTACGGTGACGGCCCGGTCCACCACGTGCCCCTTACCTACCGTGACGCACCTTTGCCCGGTTGCGACGCCTGGCTGGTCGGCACCACGGAGCACTCCGTGCTCGGCAAGCGCTGGGTCTACGACGCGGCCGGGGACCCCGTCTACCTCTCCGCCGTGGCCGGCGCGATCATCGCGGGCACCGGCGGCGCCGAGGAGTTCGTCGACGTCGACGGCAAGGGCACGCTGGAGCAACGCGAGCCGCTGATGACGGCGCGCGGCACCGGGGTGCCGGGCAGCACCGCGCCCGGCGTCGAGTCGATCCGGCGGATCGAGGAGCACGGCGACCACACGATGGTCCAGTTCGGGTCACTACGGATTGTCATCGTGCGGCGAATCACCGACGGTGACCTTCCAGCCGCCGCGCTGGTGGGCCGCTGGGCAGAACAACCGGAAGTTATCTTGGCGTTTCTTTCTAACGGTTGA
- a CDS encoding endonuclease/exonuclease/phosphatase family protein, which produces MAARRSLVFGAWLLVAAALLGGSVAPPPIPQAVRLLQLNLCASGQAACYTGRSIDEAAKVIRETRPDVVTLNEICEGDVATLGAVLAGVHGEPVASGFEAAPDRPSGGPTICGRNGQPYGIGLVARRPAAPFETIGGVYPVQDPVDPEERAWLCLLAAVDVCTTHLAGFDATAALHQCQHLFGVTLPALHERAGYRPTIVAGDLNLRYGAPPDLRPCIPPGYRWLGDGGLQHVLATTDLAVPTMRAIDLAKTTDHPGLLVTVGLTGTA; this is translated from the coding sequence ATGGCGGCTCGGCGGTCACTGGTCTTCGGCGCGTGGCTGCTCGTGGCCGCGGCTCTCCTCGGTGGTTCCGTGGCGCCGCCGCCGATCCCGCAGGCCGTGCGGCTGCTGCAACTCAACCTCTGCGCGAGCGGGCAGGCCGCCTGCTACACCGGCAGGTCGATCGACGAGGCGGCCAAGGTCATCCGGGAGACCCGGCCCGACGTGGTGACGCTCAACGAGATCTGCGAGGGCGACGTCGCGACCCTCGGCGCCGTGCTGGCCGGCGTACACGGTGAGCCTGTCGCGTCCGGGTTCGAGGCGGCGCCCGACCGGCCCTCCGGCGGGCCGACCATCTGCGGCCGCAACGGCCAGCCCTACGGGATCGGCCTGGTGGCGCGGCGGCCGGCGGCGCCGTTCGAAACGATTGGTGGCGTCTACCCGGTGCAGGATCCGGTCGACCCCGAGGAACGGGCCTGGCTCTGCCTGCTCGCCGCCGTCGACGTCTGCACCACCCACCTGGCCGGCTTCGACGCCACCGCCGCGTTGCACCAGTGCCAGCACCTGTTCGGCGTGACGCTACCGGCGCTGCACGAGCGGGCCGGCTACCGCCCGACGATCGTGGCCGGCGACCTCAACCTGCGCTACGGCGCGCCGCCCGACCTGCGGCCGTGCATCCCGCCCGGCTATCGCTGGCTCGGCGACGGCGGTTTGCAGCACGTGCTGGCCACCACCGACCTCGCCGTGCCGACCATGCGCGCGATCGACCTGGCCAAGACCACCGACCACCCGGGCCTACTGGTCACCGTGGGCCTTACCGGCACAGCGTGA
- a CDS encoding DUF202 domain-containing protein gives MTEGPLGPRTEGPPGPLTEGPPGARTEGPPSARTEGPPGARTEGPPGPRTEGPPGLQTERTALAWTRTASVALVTGILLVRLAIHAREPLLFAGAAAAAGLALLALWRRRRRVRAATASARPRTLLLFAAVATACGALALAGVLAVP, from the coding sequence GTGACCGAAGGCCCTCTCGGCCCGCGGACCGAGGGGCCACCCGGGCCGCTGACCGAAGGCCCGCCCGGCGCGCGGACCGAAGGCCCGCCCAGCGCGCGGACCGAAGGCCCGCCCGGCGCGCGGACCGAAGGCCCGCCCGGCCCGCGGACCGAAGGCCCGCCCGGTCTGCAGACCGAACGCACCGCGCTGGCCTGGACCCGCACCGCGTCGGTCGCCCTGGTGACCGGCATCCTGCTGGTCCGCCTCGCGATCCACGCCCGCGAACCGCTGCTGTTCGCCGGCGCGGCCGCCGCCGCGGGCCTCGCTTTGCTCGCTCTGTGGCGTCGCCGCCGCCGGGTTCGCGCGGCCACCGCGTCGGCGCGCCCACGGACGCTGCTGCTCTTCGCCGCCGTGGCCACCGCCTGCGGCGCGCTGGCGCTCGCGGGAGTTCTCGCCGTCCCCTAG
- a CDS encoding YidH family protein, which translates to MAEPRWQREGDEPDYRFSLANERTFLAWIRTALALLAGAVAVIQFLPSSALVGLRTAFAAVLAVGGTLLPVVAYRRWSAVQRAMRLGRSLPFTPLLLVVAAVIGVLGAGLVVLAVAS; encoded by the coding sequence GTGGCTGAACCCCGCTGGCAGCGGGAGGGTGACGAACCGGACTACCGTTTCTCGCTGGCCAACGAGCGCACCTTCCTGGCCTGGATCCGCACCGCGCTGGCGCTGCTGGCCGGTGCCGTCGCGGTCATCCAATTCCTGCCCAGCTCCGCCCTCGTCGGCCTGCGCACCGCGTTCGCGGCCGTCCTCGCCGTCGGCGGCACCCTGCTCCCGGTGGTCGCCTACCGGCGCTGGTCGGCGGTGCAGCGGGCGATGCGGCTGGGCCGCTCACTGCCGTTCACCCCCTTGCTGCTGGTGGTCGCCGCCGTCATAGGCGTGCTCGGCGCCGGCCTGGTCGTGCTCGCGGTGGCTTCGTGA
- a CDS encoding formylglycine-generating enzyme family protein produces the protein MVRIPAGPFWMGSDDEDTFPDDGEGPVRQVEVAAFRIDPKAVTNAQFAAFVKATGHQSDAERFGWSYVFHAFVRGEAAQRVLDGHVPGAPWWLPVEGASWRAPEGPGSDVARRANHPVVHVSWQDATAYATWAGKRLPSEAEWEKAARGGLERARFPWGDEFTPRGQHRCNTWQGTFPRQNTGADGHLGTAPVTAFRPNGYGLYNTSGNVWEWCADWFSPDWHATDSTATRHDPTGPPNGVGRVMRGGSYLCHESYCNRYRVSARTQSTPDSTTGHAGFRCAVDEPDRARG, from the coding sequence ATGGTGCGGATTCCGGCCGGGCCGTTCTGGATGGGCAGCGACGACGAGGACACGTTTCCCGACGACGGCGAGGGTCCGGTCCGCCAGGTCGAGGTGGCGGCGTTCCGGATCGACCCGAAAGCCGTGACCAACGCTCAGTTCGCGGCCTTCGTCAAGGCGACCGGCCACCAGAGCGACGCCGAGCGGTTCGGCTGGTCCTACGTTTTCCACGCGTTCGTCCGCGGCGAGGCCGCCCAGCGGGTCCTCGACGGGCACGTGCCGGGTGCGCCGTGGTGGCTGCCGGTCGAAGGCGCCTCCTGGCGGGCGCCGGAGGGGCCGGGTTCCGACGTGGCGCGGCGGGCCAACCACCCGGTCGTGCACGTCTCCTGGCAGGACGCCACCGCCTACGCGACCTGGGCCGGCAAGCGGCTGCCGAGCGAGGCCGAGTGGGAGAAGGCGGCCCGCGGCGGCCTGGAGCGGGCCCGGTTCCCGTGGGGCGACGAGTTCACCCCGCGCGGCCAGCACCGCTGCAACACCTGGCAGGGCACCTTCCCGCGGCAGAACACCGGCGCCGACGGCCACCTGGGCACCGCGCCGGTCACCGCGTTCCGCCCCAATGGCTACGGCCTCTACAACACCTCCGGCAACGTCTGGGAGTGGTGCGCCGACTGGTTCAGCCCGGACTGGCACGCCACGGACTCGACCGCGACCCGGCACGACCCCACAGGGCCGCCCAACGGCGTGGGCCGGGTGATGCGCGGCGGTTCCTATCTCTGCCATGAGTCCTACTGCAACCGCTACCGGGTCTCCGCCCGGACACAGTCCACACCGGACAGCACCACCGGGCACGCGGGTTTCCGATGCGCTGTCGACGAGCCTGACCGCGCCCGTGGCTGA
- a CDS encoding sulfatase family protein: MKPNILVVLADDMGWGDLGCYGSKIPTPHIDALAEGGVRATDAHSASAVCTPSRYALMTGRYAWRGPLKNFVLMGHGPALIEPTRPTLASVLRDAGYATGAFGKWHLGLGWRHRDGSVRDAFAPGAALHDDVETDFGTDIDYTAPVTGGPTALGFDRFFGIAGSLDMPPYAFIDQDRTVGVPDREKEHYLTEQRPGLQVPGFREDGADVRFVAEAVRWLGTVPTDQPFLCYVTPSAPHRPNVPPDVVRGRSGLGDRADGVCLVDWAVGELVAAIDARGQRDNTLVIVTSDNGAPMIFTDDGDVAVHRPNGDWRGQKGDLWDGGHREPFVAHWPGRIPAGTVLDAPVCLTDVLPTVAAAASIPLPPGAAEDGRDLFGALAGTAAPPPADRPIVHHSLGGRFALRAGRWKAVFATGSGGGFSEPSIDALFASGSGKAHSNPPWDADHPVGQLYDVYADPGETTDRWATEPAVVAALYTQLREICRDESSGLPFDVAVSA; encoded by the coding sequence GTGAAACCCAACATCCTGGTCGTGCTGGCCGACGACATGGGCTGGGGCGACCTCGGCTGTTACGGGTCGAAGATCCCCACCCCGCACATCGACGCGCTGGCCGAGGGCGGGGTGCGCGCCACCGACGCGCACTCCGCCTCGGCGGTCTGCACGCCCAGCCGCTACGCGCTGATGACCGGGCGCTACGCCTGGCGCGGCCCGCTGAAGAACTTTGTGCTGATGGGGCACGGCCCGGCGCTCATCGAACCGACGCGGCCGACCCTGGCATCGGTGCTGCGCGACGCCGGCTACGCCACCGGCGCGTTCGGCAAGTGGCACCTCGGGCTGGGCTGGCGGCACCGCGACGGCTCGGTCCGCGACGCGTTCGCGCCCGGCGCGGCCCTGCACGACGACGTCGAGACCGACTTCGGCACCGACATCGACTACACCGCGCCGGTCACCGGCGGCCCGACCGCGCTGGGCTTCGACCGGTTCTTCGGCATCGCCGGCTCGCTCGACATGCCGCCCTACGCGTTCATCGACCAGGACCGCACCGTCGGCGTGCCCGACCGGGAGAAGGAGCACTACCTCACCGAGCAGCGGCCGGGCCTACAGGTGCCGGGTTTCCGGGAAGACGGGGCCGATGTCCGGTTCGTCGCCGAGGCCGTCCGCTGGCTCGGCACCGTGCCGACCGACCAGCCGTTCCTCTGTTACGTCACGCCGTCGGCCCCGCACCGGCCCAACGTGCCGCCCGACGTGGTCCGCGGCCGCTCCGGCCTGGGCGACCGGGCCGACGGCGTCTGCCTGGTCGACTGGGCGGTCGGTGAGCTGGTCGCCGCCATCGACGCCCGTGGTCAGCGCGACAATACGTTGGTGATCGTGACCAGCGACAACGGCGCACCGATGATCTTCACTGACGACGGCGACGTCGCGGTGCACCGCCCCAACGGTGACTGGCGCGGCCAGAAGGGCGACCTGTGGGACGGCGGCCACCGCGAGCCGTTCGTCGCGCACTGGCCCGGCCGCATCCCCGCCGGCACCGTGCTCGACGCGCCGGTCTGCCTGACCGACGTCCTGCCCACTGTCGCGGCCGCCGCTTCGATTCCGCTGCCACCGGGCGCCGCCGAAGACGGCCGGGACCTCTTCGGTGCCTTGGCGGGCACCGCCGCTCCCCCGCCGGCCGACCGGCCGATCGTGCACCACAGCCTCGGCGGTCGGTTCGCGCTGCGGGCCGGTCGATGGAAGGCGGTGTTCGCGACCGGCTCCGGCGGTGGGTTCTCCGAGCCGTCGATCGACGCGCTGTTCGCCTCCGGCTCCGGCAAGGCGCACAGCAACCCGCCGTGGGACGCCGACCACCCCGTCGGCCAGCTCTACGACGTCTACGCCGACCCGGGCGAGACCACCGACCGCTGGGCCACCGAACCGGCCGTGGTCGCCGCCCTCTACACCCAACTCCGCGAAATCTGCCGCGACGAGAGCAGCGGCCTGCCGTTCGACGTCGCGGTGTCGGCATGA
- a CDS encoding sulfatase family protein — protein MTRPNIILIISDQLRRAALGCYGDPNVSTPHIDALAGAGTRFDAASSTYPVCVPYRFTLMTGEYAHTRFIPSIEWRMSPAERTLADEFNEAGYATALFGKWHLYGNFGHYPGHNVVKASRTPVPRPFQGRFERFGGFDICNDPWDTYYWNEDDPTPHKIDGFQTDGLFDLAIDHLGEVGDRPFATVLSVEPPHPIFTAPESYLERWRDRELVLRDNVELGKDYNKRGPHGRDLLDDLRVYYAMIENLDDNVGRLVAALRANGQLDNTIIALTADHGELLGSHGLLAKQRPWEESLGIPLIVSGAGTPASVVADPVCTEDLFPTLLGLAGVTPRDPKPGIDLSPLVRGQADSVDREGVLLEFVAEMRPGLPFHDETWRGIRTRRFKYTVLGDAHGGRPWQFFDLENDPYELTNLVDDPAHAAEVAHHHRLLRDRLAETYDHYVLAPAFGETGLHEWDPDAKFQRRFG, from the coding sequence GTGACCCGCCCGAACATCATCCTGATCATCTCGGACCAGCTCCGCCGGGCGGCGCTCGGCTGCTATGGCGACCCCAACGTCAGCACGCCGCACATCGACGCGCTGGCCGGTGCCGGCACCCGGTTCGACGCCGCCTCCTCGACCTACCCGGTCTGTGTCCCCTACCGGTTCACGCTGATGACCGGCGAGTACGCGCACACCCGCTTCATCCCGTCGATCGAGTGGCGGATGTCGCCGGCCGAGCGGACGCTGGCCGACGAGTTCAACGAGGCCGGCTACGCGACCGCACTGTTCGGCAAGTGGCACCTCTACGGCAACTTCGGCCACTATCCCGGGCACAACGTCGTGAAGGCGTCCCGCACGCCGGTGCCCCGGCCGTTCCAGGGCCGGTTCGAGCGGTTCGGCGGCTTCGACATCTGCAACGACCCGTGGGACACCTACTACTGGAACGAAGACGACCCGACCCCGCACAAGATCGACGGGTTCCAGACCGACGGGCTCTTCGACCTCGCGATCGACCACCTCGGCGAGGTCGGCGACCGGCCGTTCGCGACCGTGCTGTCGGTCGAGCCGCCGCACCCGATCTTCACGGCGCCGGAGTCCTATCTGGAACGGTGGCGGGACCGGGAGCTGGTGCTGCGGGACAACGTCGAGCTGGGCAAGGACTACAACAAGCGCGGCCCGCACGGTCGCGACCTGCTCGACGACCTGCGGGTCTACTACGCGATGATCGAAAACCTCGACGACAACGTCGGCCGGCTGGTGGCCGCGCTGCGGGCCAACGGGCAACTCGACAACACCATCATCGCGCTGACCGCCGACCATGGCGAGTTGCTCGGCTCGCACGGTCTGCTGGCCAAGCAGCGGCCGTGGGAGGAGTCGCTGGGCATCCCGCTGATCGTCTCCGGCGCCGGCACGCCCGCGTCGGTGGTGGCCGACCCGGTCTGCACCGAAGACCTGTTCCCCACCCTGCTGGGGCTGGCCGGGGTGACGCCGCGCGACCCGAAGCCGGGCATCGACCTGAGCCCGTTGGTGCGGGGCCAGGCCGATTCGGTCGATCGGGAAGGCGTGCTGCTGGAGTTCGTCGCCGAGATGCGGCCGGGTTTGCCCTTCCACGACGAGACCTGGCGGGGCATCCGGACCCGGCGCTTCAAATACACGGTGCTCGGCGACGCGCACGGCGGCCGGCCCTGGCAGTTCTTCGACCTCGAGAACGACCCCTACGAGCTGACCAACCTGGTCGACGACCCGGCCCACGCCGCCGAGGTGGCCCACCACCACCGGCTGCTGCGTGACCGCTTGGCCGAGACCTACGACCACTATGTGCTCGCGCCGGCGTTCGGCGAGACAGGCCTGCACGAGTGGGATCCGGACGCCAAGTTCCAGCGCCGTTTCGGCTGA